GTCTCGCAGGCTGATGAAAAACAGCCTGTGAAGCCCATGGACGGACGCAACGCATCCATTCTTCCCCTTGAGTCCATAGACGGGCGTGCTATGATAGTCCACCCCGTTTGATGGCCTGCAATGGGGATTTTTTATTGAGGAGTCACGATGAGCGATTTGACTGAAATCCCGTTGGGCAAAACCACCACCTATCCCAGCCAGTATGATGCCGGGTTACTGTATCCAGTGCCGCGTTCTCTTAAACGCGACGAACTGGGCATCCGTGAACCTTTACCGTTTTATGGTGAGGATGTGTGGAACAGCTATGAACTGTCCTGGCTCAACAGCAAGGGCAAGCCGGTGGTGGCGCTGGCTGTTTTCCGTTTTTCCTGCCAGTCGCCCAATCTGGTCGAGTCCAAATCGTTTAAACTGTATCTCAATTCACTCAATCAGACCCGTTTTGCCGATGAGCAGGCCGTGATCAGCTGTCTACAACGTGATCTGTGTCAGGCCAGCGGCGGGCCGGTGTCCGTGCAGCTCTCCTCTCTCGATGATCAGAGTTTGTGGCAGGTCCGAACCCTGCCCGGCGAATGTCTTGACACGCTGGATCTTGATGTGGAACATTATCAGCTCAATGCCGACCTGCTGCGCTCAGCCGCAGACCCTGCCGAACAGGTTGAAGAAACGCTCTATAGCCACCTGCTCAAAAGCAATTGTCTGATTACGTCACAGCCCGACTGGGCCAGTGTGTGGATCTCTTACCGGGGTGGGCGACTAGACCGACAGGCGCTGCTCGCTTACCTGATTTCGTTTCGGCAGCACAATGAATTTCATGAACAGTGTGTGGAGCGGATTTTTACCGATCTGCTGCGCCACTGTCAGCCGCAATCCCTGACGGTTTACGCCCGTTATACCCGCCGTGGCGGCTTGGATATCAATCCTTGGCGCAGCACGGAACCCGGAACCGCCCCTCAGTGGCGGTTGAGCCGTCAGTAAGTTTCTTTACACCACCGGTCTCCCCTTTCAGGAGAGCAATCCGGATTTTTCAAGGAGTTCTATCATGGAAGATGCGTCATCTGTTGCGTCGTCGTGCGTCGATCTTAGCGGCAACGACGATTGGACCCCGTTTGATGCGCCGTCGCTGGTCGGGGCCTCGCTGCGATTTGTTTCTGGTGAGCCGGACGGTAATCGTTATCGTGTCCGCTATTACCGCAATGCGCAAGGAGAGCTACGGGCACGAATTTGGTTCGGTCCTGAAACCGAAGGCCCTCCAGGACATTCCCACGGCGGGGCCATGGCGGCCGTGTTTGATGAAGTGCTCGGTTTGGCGGCCTGGACTGCCGGTTACGGCATTGTCGTCGGCAACCTGAATGTCAGTTTCCGCAATATGCTGCCGTTGGGAACCGTCGCGACCGTCGAGAGTACGGTGCTGTCGGCTGAAGGACGTAAGATCAAGGTTCAAGGGCGTCTGGTGCAGGGCGAGACGGTGTTTGCCGAGGCCGAGTGTTTGTGTATTACGTTGCCGGAGAAGTTTTAAACGGAAGTAAGTGGTTCCTGGCGTGAGGCTGCTAGCTTTGGCCGACTTCATGACCCTTACGACGATGATCCTTGCATTCGGTGCTGCTGAACGGAAGGGCTTGGTTGCTGAATTATACACATCTGCAAGGGTGGGCACCGTCCCACCCGTTAGATCGGTGCCACACCAGAGATAAAGAAAGACGAAAGATTGTTATTAACGTTTCACGCCAAAGATGATGCGTTGCACGATTCGCCGACCTAAAGGGCGGCGAGCCGAATCTGTAAAGCAAAACGGAAACAGACTCATTGCAGGTTAAGCTAGGGTCAGGAGAAGTTCAGCCGGTTTTTGCATCCTTTTGAGTGGCCAGTCAAAAGGATGTCGGCTGCCGGGCCGAAACCCGGCGGTCTTGACGTTGATCTCGCTTTTGACCTTGAGCCTCAGTGGAAACCGACAGAAATTTC
This is a stretch of genomic DNA from uncultured Desulfuromonas sp.. It encodes these proteins:
- the queF gene encoding NADPH-dependent 7-cyano-7-deazaguanine reductase QueF (Catalyzes the NADPH-dependent reduction of 7-cyano-7-deazaguanine (preQ0) to 7-aminomethyl-7-deazaguanine (preQ1) in queuosine biosynthesis), with translation MSDLTEIPLGKTTTYPSQYDAGLLYPVPRSLKRDELGIREPLPFYGEDVWNSYELSWLNSKGKPVVALAVFRFSCQSPNLVESKSFKLYLNSLNQTRFADEQAVISCLQRDLCQASGGPVSVQLSSLDDQSLWQVRTLPGECLDTLDLDVEHYQLNADLLRSAADPAEQVEETLYSHLLKSNCLITSQPDWASVWISYRGGRLDRQALLAYLISFRQHNEFHEQCVERIFTDLLRHCQPQSLTVYARYTRRGGLDINPWRSTEPGTAPQWRLSRQ
- a CDS encoding PaaI family thioesterase, encoding MEDASSVASSCVDLSGNDDWTPFDAPSLVGASLRFVSGEPDGNRYRVRYYRNAQGELRARIWFGPETEGPPGHSHGGAMAAVFDEVLGLAAWTAGYGIVVGNLNVSFRNMLPLGTVATVESTVLSAEGRKIKVQGRLVQGETVFAEAECLCITLPEKF